One Nocardia iowensis DNA window includes the following coding sequences:
- a CDS encoding bifunctional FO biosynthesis protein CofGH yields MIEGVTELPNPSVPSAAPSPSAMRRALRRARDGVTLNVDEAAVLLHATGDDLVDLSHSAARVRDAGLESAGRPKTISYSRNVFIPLTRLCRDKCHYCTFVTVPGKLRAEGKGMFLEPDEVLDIARRGAALGCKEALFTLGDRPEDRWPEAAQWLDERGYDSTLDYLRAVSIMVLEETGLLPHLNPGVMSWEEISRLKPVAQSMGMMLETTAARLFTDKGNCHYGSPDKDPAVRLRAITDAGRLSVPYTTGILVGIGETLHERAESIMAIRKQHKAFGHIQEVIIQNFRAKNDTAMRDVPDAGIEEFLATIAVTRLLLGPDVPVQAPPNLVSHEECRALIDAGIDDWGGVSPVTPDHVNPERPWPNLDTLREITEASGYQLVERTSAHPKYVRAGSPWIDPRIGAHVAALSDPVTGLANPDAMPVGLPWQEPDQSWESAGRVDLNTSIDTEGRNTESRSDSALGQDVVGAFGDWDTIREQARDLAVVAPERLDSDVLAALRAAERDPAGLTDAEYLALATADGANLEAVAALADQLRRDAVGDDVTYVVNRNINFTNICYTGCRFCAFAQRKGDADAFTLSMDEVADRAWEAHVDGATEVCMQGGIDPDLPVTGYADIVRAVKQRVPSMHVHAFSPMEIVNGASRGGESIRDWLVALKEAGLDTIPGTAAEILDDEVRWVLTKGKLPTSAWIEVITTAHQVGLRSSSTMMYGHVDNPKHWVGHLRVLRGIQDETGGFTEFVLLPFVHQSAPLYLAGAARPGPTNRDNRAAHALARIMLHGRIENIQTSWVKLGTTGTRVMLNSGANDVGGTLMEETISRMAGSQHGSAKTVAELVDIAAGIGRPARERTTTYGVPRHKVSALPLSVG; encoded by the coding sequence ATGATCGAAGGCGTGACCGAGCTACCGAACCCGAGTGTCCCGTCCGCAGCGCCTTCCCCATCGGCCATGCGCCGGGCGCTGCGACGAGCCCGCGACGGTGTCACGTTGAACGTGGACGAGGCCGCGGTGCTGTTGCACGCGACCGGCGACGACCTGGTCGATCTGAGCCACAGCGCCGCCCGGGTGCGTGATGCGGGCCTGGAGTCGGCGGGCCGCCCCAAAACCATCAGCTACTCGCGCAATGTCTTCATCCCGCTGACCCGGCTGTGTCGTGACAAGTGCCACTACTGCACCTTCGTCACCGTGCCGGGCAAGCTGCGCGCCGAGGGCAAGGGCATGTTCCTCGAACCCGACGAGGTGCTCGACATCGCCCGTCGCGGCGCCGCGCTGGGTTGCAAGGAGGCGCTGTTCACCCTCGGCGACCGTCCCGAGGACCGCTGGCCGGAGGCCGCGCAGTGGCTCGACGAGCGCGGTTACGACTCCACCCTGGACTATCTGCGTGCCGTCTCGATCATGGTGCTGGAGGAGACCGGGCTGCTGCCGCACCTGAATCCGGGTGTGATGTCGTGGGAGGAGATCTCCCGGCTCAAGCCGGTCGCGCAGTCGATGGGCATGATGCTGGAGACCACCGCCGCCCGGCTGTTCACCGACAAGGGCAACTGCCACTACGGCAGCCCGGACAAGGACCCGGCGGTCCGGCTGCGCGCCATCACCGACGCGGGCCGGCTCTCGGTGCCGTACACCACCGGCATCCTGGTCGGCATCGGTGAGACGCTGCATGAGCGCGCCGAGTCCATCATGGCGATTCGCAAGCAGCACAAGGCTTTCGGGCATATCCAGGAAGTGATCATCCAGAACTTCCGGGCCAAGAACGACACCGCGATGCGCGATGTCCCGGACGCGGGTATCGAGGAGTTCCTGGCCACCATCGCGGTGACCAGGCTGCTGCTCGGCCCGGATGTGCCGGTGCAGGCGCCGCCGAATCTGGTGTCGCACGAGGAATGCCGGGCGTTGATCGATGCGGGCATCGATGACTGGGGTGGCGTGTCGCCGGTGACGCCGGACCACGTGAACCCGGAACGGCCGTGGCCGAATCTGGACACGCTGCGCGAGATCACAGAGGCGTCCGGATATCAGCTGGTCGAGCGGACATCCGCGCACCCGAAGTACGTGCGGGCGGGCAGCCCGTGGATCGATCCGCGAATCGGCGCGCACGTCGCCGCGCTCAGCGATCCGGTCACCGGATTGGCGAACCCGGATGCGATGCCGGTCGGCCTGCCCTGGCAGGAACCGGACCAGTCCTGGGAATCCGCGGGCCGCGTCGACCTCAACACCTCGATCGACACCGAGGGGCGCAACACCGAGAGCCGCAGCGATTCCGCGCTGGGGCAGGACGTGGTCGGTGCCTTCGGGGACTGGGACACCATTCGGGAACAAGCCCGCGACCTGGCCGTTGTGGCGCCGGAACGGCTCGACTCCGATGTCCTCGCCGCGTTGCGGGCGGCCGAGCGCGACCCGGCCGGGCTCACCGACGCCGAATACCTGGCCCTGGCCACGGCCGACGGCGCGAACCTGGAGGCGGTGGCCGCGCTGGCCGATCAGCTGCGCCGCGACGCCGTCGGTGACGACGTCACCTACGTGGTGAACCGGAACATCAACTTCACCAACATCTGCTACACCGGCTGCCGCTTCTGCGCGTTCGCCCAGCGCAAGGGCGACGCCGACGCGTTCACGCTGAGCATGGACGAGGTCGCCGACCGGGCCTGGGAGGCGCACGTCGACGGCGCCACCGAGGTCTGCATGCAGGGCGGCATCGATCCCGACCTGCCGGTCACCGGCTACGCCGACATCGTGCGGGCGGTGAAACAGCGGGTGCCGTCCATGCACGTGCACGCCTTCAGTCCGATGGAGATCGTCAACGGCGCCTCCCGTGGCGGCGAAAGCATTCGTGACTGGCTGGTGGCGCTGAAGGAAGCGGGCCTGGACACCATCCCCGGCACGGCCGCGGAGATCCTCGACGACGAGGTGCGCTGGGTGCTCACCAAGGGCAAGCTGCCGACTTCCGCGTGGATCGAGGTGATCACCACCGCGCATCAGGTGGGGCTGCGCTCCAGCTCGACGATGATGTACGGCCACGTGGACAACCCGAAGCACTGGGTCGGACACCTGCGCGTGCTGCGCGGAATCCAGGATGAGACAGGCGGTTTCACCGAATTCGTGCTGTTGCCGTTCGTGCATCAGAGCGCGCCGCTGTACCTGGCGGGCGCCGCGCGACCCGGCCCGACCAACCGGGACAATCGGGCCGCGCACGCGCTGGCCCGGATCATGCTGCACGGCCGCATCGAGAACATCCAGACCAGCTGGGTGAAGCTCGGCACCACCGGCACCAGAGTCATGCTCAACAGCGGCGCCAACGATGTCGGCGGCACGCTGATGGAGGAGACCATCTCCCGAATGGCCGGTTCGCAGCACGGTTCCGCGAAGACCGTCGCGGAACTGGTCGACATCGCCGCGGGCATCGGACGTCCGGCACGCGAACGGACCACGACGTACGGCGTTCCGCGGCACAAGGTTTCGGCGCTACCACTTTCGGTGGGCTAG
- a CDS encoding PH domain-containing protein, whose amino-acid sequence MSQPRTIMADPAWRPSPKAKLLWTVQGALVWVAPFAALIVWVLLDSGHRGWQLVVFLVALVLAVLNIGVVPWWRYAVHRWEVTDEAVYTRVGWFTQESRVAPISRVQTVDTERGPLERLLGLATVTVTTASSAGAVQISALDLPVAEQTVTRLTRIAAQHRGDAT is encoded by the coding sequence ATGTCACAGCCGCGCACGATCATGGCCGACCCCGCCTGGCGTCCCAGTCCGAAGGCCAAACTCCTGTGGACCGTGCAGGGCGCACTGGTCTGGGTGGCTCCGTTCGCGGCGCTGATCGTCTGGGTGCTGCTCGACTCCGGGCATCGGGGCTGGCAGCTCGTGGTGTTCCTGGTGGCGCTGGTCCTCGCCGTGCTGAATATCGGGGTGGTGCCGTGGTGGCGGTACGCGGTGCACCGGTGGGAGGTCACCGACGAGGCCGTGTATACCCGGGTCGGCTGGTTCACCCAGGAGAGCCGGGTGGCGCCGATCTCGCGGGTGCAGACCGTTGACACCGAGCGCGGTCCGCTGGAGCGGCTGCTCGGGCTGGCCACCGTGACGGTGACCACCGCCTCGTCCGCGGGTGCGGTGCAGATCTCCGCGCTCGATCTGCCGGTGGCCGAGCAGACGGTGACCCGGCTGACCCGGATCGCCGCGCAGCATCGGGGGGACGCGACGTGA